A single genomic interval of Lodderomyces elongisporus chromosome 8, complete sequence harbors:
- the PHO80 gene encoding Pho80p cyclin yields MTLLRPLKSPPNSLPSSPSSATASGTTFSITYIHHHSADRYIPKTKSNLNPNNNNNNNNNSKSKNTNHNSIVRDGIAHSFHRIEKMSTTSTTSTRSSPSPGNYIATSHSPFNRTLYANSPPISTSPSTTMRYSKCTANAKRRDNLEELYNFSNPKSSDHCTNNDIKRVTSIPRTSLFIKSSIDDEFLSQYLQSPNIKTTLNDKQLYFESIDRQRKVRSIEVYNKYLNKARRPSFTNPQVRSYEFQVPKSQSKLDAKSQTTSAYEPTLIKKSNSGKWQNDAHPLPKKQQQQQQQQQQQQQRTGETLVKARQSVEDTIITQRLPRVFSDCPIDHLIILISRMLQSLITLNDKSVPASISNPPVATSSSTSTNLSSSANSYSSQQQQQQQQQQQQQQQQQLHHQNHQPANNLLTRYHSRTPPAISTFTYLTRLTKFNNFNPTILLTTIYYIDLLSHQYQPFFTLNSWTVHRFLLVATMIAQKSLEDFFYTNDHYAKVGGVALGELNCLELDFLNRVDWRCIPGKQEVDKSTGMLKNYIAYSKDVLELYYFQLIELMGKNTSHDSRDFGNAERTSGCETEDTGGGKHLVHYVQETEEIHRNKSTTESGAQNIVNSSGDEIDCSDSDFHFGESDNENGDGDDNDDDSYGSDSVEDELGDEGGEACDDCDVELDNAGNEQYMSVKGGANGKRVVACDHKVNPSKAVQLVPSSANGSRLLSQPSPRFKRKHSDD; encoded by the coding sequence ATGACCTTACTTCGACCTTTAAAGTCTCCGCCAAATAGTTTACCATCGTCGCCATCTTCAGCCACGGCATCAGGAACAACATTTTCTATAACTTATATTCACCACCATTCTGCCGATCGGTACATTCCCAAAACAAAGTCAAACTTAAAccccaacaacaacaacaacaacaacaacaatagtaaGAGTAAGAACACTAATCATAATAGCATAGTAAGAGATGGTATAGCACACAGTTTCCACAGAATAGAGAAGATGtcaacaacttcaactACCTCAACAAGATCTTCACCTAGTCCCGGAAACTACATTGCAACATCACATTCGCCGTTTAATAGAACGCTTTATGCAAACTCGCCCCCGATATCCACCAGCCCCAGCACAACAATGAGATATAGCAAATGCACTGCAAATGCGAAACGACGAGATAATCTTGAAGAGCTTTATAATTTTAGTAACCCCAAGAGTAGTGACCACTGCACGAACAACGACATTAAGAGAGTCACGAGTATCCCGAGAACATCGCTTTTTATCAAGAGCAGTATCGACGATGAGTTTTTACTGCAGTATCTCCAGTCGCCCAATATCAAAACAACTTTGAATGACAAACAATTATATTTTGAATCAATAGACAGACAGAGAAAAGTAAGGTCAATAGAAGTTTACAACAAATACTTGAACAAGGCACGCCGTCCCAGCTTCACTAATCCTCAAGTACGATCCTATGAGTTTCAAGTTCCAAAACTGCAATCTAAACTAGATGCAAAGTCGCAAACTACTTCTGCATATGAACCCACGCTCatcaaaaaaagtaatCTGGGAAAATGGCAAAATGATGCACATCCCCTCCCAAAaaaacagcagcagcaacaacaacagcaacaacaacaacaacaaaggaCGGGAGAGACTTTGGTAAAAGCGAGGCAGAGTGTGGAAGATACCATTATAACTCAACGATTACCTAGAGTGTTTTCAGATTGCCCAATTGATCATTTAATAATCCTTATCTCGAGGATGTTACAGTCACTCATTACCTTGAATGATAAATCCGTACCAGCGTCGATATCCAACCCTCCGGTTGCAACTTCCTcctcaacctcaacaaATCTCTCCTCTTCCGCtaattcttattcttcacaacaacaacaacaacaacaacaacaacaacaacaacaacaacaacaacaacttcatcatcaaaatcatcaaccAGCCAATAATTTGTTGACCAGATACCATTCGCGTACCCCACCAGCAATATCTACATTTACCTATTTGACTAGATTAACAAAATTTAACAACTTTAACCCCACTATTTTGTTAACTACAATCTACTATATAGACTTGCTCTCGCACCAATACCAGCCGTTCTTCACTTTAAACTCATGGACTGTGCATAGGTTTTTACTTGTTGCCACCATGATTGCCCAAAAATCGCTTGAAGATTTCTTTTATACAAACGACCATTATGCCAAagttggtggtgttgccTTGGGTGAACTCAACTGTCTTGAACTTGATTTCTTGAATAGAGTAGATTGGAGATGCATACCTGGCAAGCAAGAAGTTGACAAGTCGACGGGTATGTTGAAGAATTATATCGCATATTCAAAAGACGTTTTGGAATTGTATTATTTCCAGTTGATTGAATTGATGGGTAAAAACACTCTGCATGATTCAAGGGATTTTGGTAATGCGGAAAGAACTAGTGGTTGTGAAACTGAAGACACGGGAGGTGGTAAGCATCTTGTACATTATGTGcaagaaacagaagaaaTACATAGAAATAAATCAACCACTGAAAGTGGCGCTCAGAATATTGTCAATTCCAGTGGAGATGAGATAGATTGTTCTGATAGTGACTTTCACTTTGGCGAGTCCGACAATGAAAATGGCGATGGTGACGATAATGACGATGACCTGTACGGCAGTGATCTGGTGGAAGACGAACTTGGAGACGAAGGTGGAGAAGCCTGTGATGATTGTGATGTGGAGCTTGATAATGCCGGTAATGAGCAATACATGTCAGTGAAAGGTGGTGCTAATGGCAAAAGGGTTGTCGCTTGTGACCACAAAGTCAACCCATCAAAGGCTGTCCAGTTGGTTCCTAGCAGTGCAAACGGAAGCCGTTTGTTAAGCCAGCCGTCGCCACgcttcaaaagaaaacatagCGATGATTAA
- the SRC1 gene encoding inner nuclear membrane protein enriched at telomere/subtelomere region: MDHLQPDWVPASATKAQLRNVLNKHNVVYPSNAKKTDLVEIFEEKVRPNASKWLAEYNTRVTNSHDQGFLNAQDSGSKSTIQKNAEGEFSRSSSTDDPSDTSSVMDQNAKVTKKKRNTKRTVSRETKVLTDDLYSKRVPSGGAKKLEEELRNSPTTNDKGGDSIGSNAKSKKNDLKIYSKSEEMEVKPDTTDMKSANHSDYSIDSDYSASDSKAGSSFSNDNVFQTRKRDLSKKKRKRTNDFESETKSPKVKVAKTHKSPEPNSKSSSQNTSQIISKQRSPNKSIFEDSDSEIFEYSVITKDDLNKLKSSPKVKHNDGKDHETSKATLDSEANSQTLETPVDSKYAESITGVDTRIGAADETDTNVNTKVMEAQYSPVIDHDFANSLGITIQGSEPTIKLETEPFRASTTKDESVDSARLYSSEFKQRTSSPHVSQTPSKTETEYSSSHSSKHNGLNTPKHGSPFPTSQTKVRGVSSSSSSSLSKGKKQSSDISTTMSKKTPSTESAKYSTSTESKALNNSAGRKIKRRIVTPISVNDLPRRPRTALTKSALTPKPRLISISSNQYFSDDEDEEEEEEEEEEEEEEEENKKGEDEGMGEQELTDVGSKIIKAPKESAHNKDGHKGWKPISITSALFTFVSYSLVVFLAMFGYWYHEQKYLVGYCGSEVYQPTLSNAESVSLNQAGKFLDDHCKPNCIPCPSHARCFPNLELACYEDFVEYKPWYDFIIPGRKKCVSDTMKAEKLEIMIDVALDLLRTKNAQVSCGKGNDDEESGISLTILHDLLLSMKAPYITIEEFEELWIKSVAELEKEPEVIVRQSRITSISDTRSSVGVDNTETAVQKANKIFRSTSLSNISLKCQLKNGLVGNVTEYKLPIFIILAVVIGFKVLQYKYRNHQLQLVKIDIIYQEVINKLVTQLKVSKNDPRVKPYVGSNQLRDLILSNEHNLGERMRLWNIVSDKVDNNTNIVTNIVEEYGEIMKVWQWINEIDLDVL; this comes from the exons ATGGATCATTTGCAACCAG atTGGGTtccagcatcagcaacgaAGGCACAATTGAGAAACGTACTCAATAAACATAACGTAGTATACCCTAGTAATGCCAAAAAGACAGATCTCgttgaaatttttgaagAGAAAGTAAGACCGAATGCTTCGAAATGGTTAGCAGAGTATAATACAAGGGTTACAAACTCACACGACCAAGGGTTCCTCAATGCCCAGGACAGCGGTCTGAAACTGACAATACAAAAGAATGCTGAAGGTGAGTTTAGTCGCCTGTCCAGCACTGATGACCCAAGCGATACTAGCTCTGTGATGGATCAAAATGCAAAGGttacaaagaagaaaagaaatacgAAAAGAACAGTATCCAGAGAGACCAAGGTATTAACGGACGATCTTTACCTGAAAAGAGTTCCTAGCGGTGGTGCGAAGAAATTGGAAGAAGAGTTGAGAAATTCTCCAACGACCAATGATAAGGGCGGAGATAGCATTGGAAGCAAcgcaaaatcaaaaaagaacgatttgaaaatatatTCAAAGCTGGAAGAGATGGAGGTCAAACCAGATACAACCGATATGAAGTCGGCCAACCACAGCGATTACTCGATCGACAGCGATTATTCAGCAAGCGACTCAAAAGCAGGTCTGAGTTTCAGCAACGACAATGTATTTCAgacaaggaaaagagacttaagtaagaaaaagagaaagcgCACTAATGACTTTGAATCAGAAACTAAGAGCCCTAAAGTTAAAGTTGCTAAAACACACAAATCCCCGGAGCCCAATTCCAAGAGTAGCTCTCAAAACACATCACAAATCATTTCGAAGCAAAGATCTCCAAACAAGTCGATATTTGAGGATAGTGATTCCGAGATTTTCGAATATTCGGTTATTACCAAAGATGATTTAAACAAGTTAAAAAGCTCCCCAAAAGTAAAACACAATGATGGGAAAGATCATGAAACATCAAAGGCAACACTTGATCTGGAAGCAAATTCGCAGACTTTGGAAACGCCCGTAGACCTGAAGTATGCTGAGTCTATCACTGGCGTTGATACTAGAATTGGAGCTGCTGATGAAACAGATACCAACGTCAATACTAAAGTGATGGAAGCCCAGTATTCTCCAGTAATTGATCATGATTTTGCAAATCTGTTGGGTATTACCATTCAGGGCCTGGAACCCACAATCAAATTAGAAACGGAACCCTTCAGGGCGAGTACGACCAAGGATGAGTCAGTCGACAGTGCAAGGCTTTACTCATCCGAGTTTAAACAAAGAACGCTGCTGCCACACGTATCTCAGACTCCGCTGAAAACCGAGACGGAATATCTGTCCTCTCATTCCTCTAAACACAACGGATTGAACACTCCAAAACATGGGTCCCCCTTTCCCACTTCACAAACAAAGGTGAGAGGTgtatcatcttcatcttcctcatcattgtcaaaaggaaagaaacagTCAAGTGATATATCTACTACAATGCTGAAAAAGACACCATCAACAGAAAGTGCCAAATACAGCACATCCACTGAATCCAAAGCATTGAACAATAGCGCTGgcaggaaaataaaaagaagaatcgTCACTCCGATATCTGTAAATGATTTACCAAGACGTCCAAGGACTGCTCTTACTAAATCTGCGCTCACCCCGAAACCAAGATTAATTTCGATTTCCTCTAATCAATACTTCCTGGATGATGaggacgaagaagaagaagaagaagaagaagaagaagaagaagaagaagaagaaaacaaaaagggaGAGGATGAAGGAATGGGTGAACAGGAGTTGACTGACGTGGGAAGTAAGATAATAAAAGCTCCAAAAGAGTCTGCTCATAACAAGGACGGCCACAAAGGATGGAAGCCAATCAGTATTACCAGTGCGTTATTTACGTTTGTTTCTTATTCGTTGGTTGTCTTTTTGGCCATGTTCGGATATTGGTACCACGAGCAAAAGTATTTGGTTGGATATTGTGGCCTGGAAGTATACCAACCTACATTAAGTAATGCTGAAAGTGTTTCTTTGAATCAAGCTGGAAAATTTTTGGATGATCATTGTAAGCCAAACTGTATTCCATGTCCATCACATGCACGTTGCTTTCCAAACTTAGAACTCGCATGCTACGAGGATTTTGTTGAGTACAAGCCATGGTATGACTTTATTATACCAGGTCGAAAGAAATGTGTTTCTGACACAATGAAAGCCGAGAAGTTGGAGATTATGATAGATGTGGCTTTGGACTTGTTACGAACTAAGAATGCACAGGTGTCCTGTGGCAAGGGCAACGATGACGAGGAGAGTGGTATCTCGTTAACTATTTTGCATGACTTGTTGTTATCCATGAAGGCTCCATATATTACAATTGAGGAGTTTGAAGAGCTCTGGATAAAATCAGTAGCCGAATTGGAGAAGGAACCAGAGGTGATTGTAAGGCAA tcaAGAATTACAAGTATTTCAGATACAAGATCCTCTGTTGGCGTTGACAACACGGAGACCGCGGTACAAAAGGCAAACAAGATTTTTCGATCAACGTCCTTATCAAACATTAGCTTGAAGTGCCAGTTGAAAAATGGACTTGTTGGGAATGTTACCGAGTATAAATTACCcatttttataattttggCCGTAGTTATCGGGTTTAAAGTTTTACAGTACAAATATAGGAATCACCAGCTCCAATTGGTCAAGATCGATATCATATACCAAGAAGTAATCAACAAATTGGTGACGCAATTGAAGGTTTCGAAAAATGATCCTAGAGTCAAGCCATATGTTGGATCAAATCAGTTGAGGGATCTTATATTGAGCAACGAACATAATTTGGGAGAGAGGATGAGGCTATGGAATATAGTCAGTGATAAAGTTGacaacaacacaaacaTTGTCACAAATATTGTGGAAGAGTATGGCGAGATCATGAAGGTTTGGCAATGGATCAATGAGATTGATTTAGATGTTTTGTGA